One window of the Periophthalmus magnuspinnatus isolate fPerMag1 chromosome 17, fPerMag1.2.pri, whole genome shotgun sequence genome contains the following:
- the camsap2b gene encoding calmodulin-regulated spectrin-associated protein 2 codes for MGDAADDRGMKRTFIVPTIKSFDHYDFTRAKISCSLTWLVAKAFGSDAVPEELVEPFYRDQYNQEHLKPPVACLLQSAELYCRAGSLILRSDAVKPLLGHNAIIQALAQKGLYVTDQDRLVTERDLTSTPIHMSSHLALIDTLMMAYTVEMVSVERVMSCINRFSAAEPFLCDGHVQELPYDTEDAIITWINKVNEHLRDILVEEHKLKEAAFQDNTQKARYRRELSQQRNVPVLPLVDNLLKDNTDGCTLTALLHFYCPQAVRLEDICLKETMSLADSLYNLQLVQDFCTNNLNHCCHFSLEDMLYAHSSIKSNYLVFMAELFWWFEVVKPSFVQPRVFDPNACEVSCRNMAPVTSPVKQSYAENDVPAEGVMKRSSLSFEDGSVGTWPKEKRTTSRGISFEIPLDGGPPVPLCEPPSLHMTRSVSSDVLAFKVHYASQGNMKSHPSLVPITVNGQSGHIEEEEDFSPHKPVGRNNTFSIKNQSRYSNGVLPESTSANHYSNHSGHISPTTPPSIEEALKIIHDSERPHASLGIGDGFYLHVTEPSEPPGAQGEAPGSAKALLQEHDSVSEEVDTGIHVRTEDIQSLDEDSSLRDYSDIDQDCDAMTRSCLLPERDRGSRDAGRRGVFDSDVDSERGHGADRSSPGPAHSLPRSHTICSTSSSGSAGAMTRMTSFAEQKFRKLEGRSSGGTTPESSDVNVPCGRPAKTQTQISTPPLPITSPSPVTPTLRDPSHLIASEMIQLRMKLEEKRRAIEAQKKKVEAAFTHHRQRMGRTAFLNVVRRKGVNPSPSETENPSPQSLSSPKLADPSYIERAERCKPDGAAPKSPCEDREGVAPGEVDLSEYTRSIERLNSSLGFLQTEMQRLAQQQEKIMTMREQQQQAWVIPPPAPSPHRQLRELRSSSVTGRGSGRGSVGSLSPNLSSSGSPQAPTRSSSGLKRRPASFHARTPRTPRPNDLKVTPFSRMLNTPTSVDSLPRLRRFSPQQSQLSSFAYLGHDEKTDEVKNCDDKDNKETAKEECAEKSAGAREAAPQLQTQDHNKQAAQSLSKKKVTQTKPAEVLQQPLSKVQEGAKFECRPDRSDLVEVALSELKLGDEEGDTGEEICVAEQKMCCGFFFKDDVKGEEDMAAKKAALLEKRLRREKEAQERKQQQELDQEQRKEAARLKAEEEQQKKEEDKARREYIKCEFLRRNQLKLMNDMDEVVKPRSGSLKKKARPKSIHRDVLESSTPARATGVRPRGYSVSSVSLASLNLADNDNQLDNKKNNRGNKIATAHVPFYLSFSKEKKGRPDSAGGFSSCPSAGSRNEKDWEVDSTTSSTPSNTEYTGPKLYKEPSAKSNKHIIQNALSHCCLAGKVNEGQKNKILDEMEKSGANNFLVLFRDAGCQFRSVYTYCPESEEIIKLAGIGPKSITAKMIENIYKYNSDRKQFSQIPAKTMSASVDAVTIAGHLWQTKKQGTPKKLHPK; via the exons AGTTCCCACTTGGCTCTCATAGACACTCTGATGATGGCCTACACTGTGGAGATGGTGAGCGTGGAGCGCGTTATGTCCTGCATCAACAGATTTTCTGCTGCCGAGCCGTTTCTCTGCGACGGACACGTGCAGGAGCTGCCGTACGACACAGAGGACGCCATCATCACATGGATCAACAAG GTAAATGAACACCTGAGAGATATCCTTGTGGAGGAGCACAAGCTGAAAGAGGCTGCATTTCAGGATAACACCCAAAAA GCTCGCTACAGGAGAGAGCTTTCACAGCAGAGAAATGTCCCAGTACTCCCCCTGGTGGACAACCTGCTGAAGGACAACACAGACGGCTGCACTCTGACGGCTCTGCTGCACTTCTACTGTCCACAGGCAGTCAGACTGGAAG ATATCTGCCTCAAAGAGACCATGTCTTTGGCCGACAGTCTGTACAACCTACAGCTGGTCCAGGACTTCTGCACTAATAATCTCAACCACTGCTGCCACTTCAGCCTGGAGGATATGCTCTACGCCCATTCTTCCATAAAG agTAATTACCTGGTGTTTATGGCTGAGCTCTTCTGGTGGTTTGAAGTGGTGAAACCCTCATTTGTACAGCCAAGAGTCTTTGACCCAAATG CCTGTGAAGTATCCTGTAGAAATATGGCTCCTGTGACCAGTCCAGTTAAACAGAGCTATGCAGAAAATGACGTCCCAGCTGAGG GTGTAATGAAGAGATCCTCCTTGTCTTTTGAAGATGGCAGTGTTGGGACTTGGCCCAAAGAAAAACG GACCACCTCCCGGGGAATCTCCTTTGAGATCCCCCTTGATGGAGGTCCCCCTGTTCCCCTCTGTGagcccccctccctccacatGACTCGCTCAGTCAGCAGTGATGTCCTTGCATTCAAAGTTCACTATGCATCCCAAGGAAACATGAAGAGCCACCCCTCCCTGGTGCCTATAACTGTAAATGGGCAGAGTGGACATatagaagaggaggaagacttCTCCCCTCATAAACCAGTTGGGCGAAACAACACATTCTCCATTAAAAACCAAAGCAG GTACTCAAATGGAGTTCTACCTGAAAGTACCTCTGCCAATCACTATAGCAACCACAGTGGTCATATTAGTCCGACCACCCCTCCAAGCATCGAGGAGGCTCTAAAGATAATCCATGACTCAGAAAGGCCTCATGCCAGTTTAGGGATTGGCGATGGGTTCTATCTCCACGTGACAGAGCCCTCAGAACCACCAGGAGCACAGGGTGAGGCACCAGGCTCAGCCAAAGCCCTTCTCCAAGAGCATGACTCTGTCTCTGAGGAAGTGGATACTGGTATCCATGTGAGGACTGAGGACATCCAGAGTCTGGATGAGGACTCCTCTCTCAGAGACTATTCAGACATCGACCAGGACTGTGACGCCATGACTAGGTCCTGCCTACTGCCCGAGCGGGACAGGGGCTCCCGGGACGCTGGGCGGAGAGGAGTTTTTGACTCCGATGTTGACAGTGAGAGAGGCCAtggagctgacaggagcagccCCGGTCCTGCACACAGCCTGCCTAGGTCCCACACAATATGCTCCACATCCTCCTCTGGCTCAGCTGGAGCCATGACCCGCATGACCAGCTTTGCAGAGCAAAAGTTCCGAAAGTTAGAGGGAAGAAGTAGTGGAGGAACCACACCCGAGAGTTCAGACGTTAATGTTCCATGTGGACGTCCAGCAAAAACTCAGACTCAG aTATCTACTCCTCCCCTGCcaatcacatctccatctcCTGTAACACCAACTCTCAGAGACCCCTCTCACCTGATTGCTTCAGAAATGATACAACTCAGGATGAAGTTGGAAGAGAAGCGCAGAGCCATTGAAGCCCAGAAAAAGAAG GTGGAGGCTGCTTTTACTCACCATCGGCAGAGAATGGGCAGAACAGCGTTTCTGAATGTTGTGAGACGGAAAGGGGTCAATCCCAGTCCCAGTGAAACAGAAAACCCCTCACCCCAATCATTATCCTCTCCAAAATTAGCAGACCCGAGCTACATTGAACGAGCAGAGAGGTGCAAACCTGATGGGGCAGCTCCAAAATCTCCCTGTGAAGATAGAGAAG GTGTTGCTCCTGGGGAGGTTGACTTGTCTGAGTACACCCGCTCCATTGAGAGGTTGAACTCTTCACTCGGCTTTCTGCAAACAGAGATGCAGCGTCTGGCTCAGCAGCAGGAAAAGATCATGACCATGAgagaacaacaacagcaggCCTGGGTCATACCCCCTCCAGCTCCATCACCACACAG ACAGCTCCGTGAGCTGCGCAGCAGCAGTGTCACAGGCCGAGGTTCAGGCCGTGGTTCAGTGGGCTCTTTGTCTCCAAACTTgtcctcctctggttctccccAAGCTCCCACTCGCTCCTCCTCTGGACTCAAGCGCAGACCAGCCTCCTTCCACGCCAGGACACCTCGAACTCCTCGCCCCAATGACTTAAAGGTCACACCTTTCAGTCGAATGCTGAACACGCCCACTTCAGTGGACAGCCTGCCCAGGCTCAGGCGATTTAGCCCACAGCAGTCACAGCTCAGCTCCTTTGCCTACTTGGGGCATGATGAAAAAACAGATGAAGTCAAAAACTGTGATGATAAAGACAATAAAGAAACTGCCAAAGAGGAGTGTGCAGAAAAGAGTGCAGGCGCTCGAGAAGCAGCTCCACAACTTCAGACACAGGACCACAACAAACAGGCAGCACAGAGTTTGTCTAAAAAGAAGgtcacacaaacaaaaccagCAGAGGTGCTGCAGCAGCCCCTGTCAAAGGTCCAAGAAGGGGCAAAGTTTGAATGTCGGCCGGACCGAAGTGACCTGGTGGAAGTCGCTTTGTCTGAACTCAAACTTGGGGATGAagagggagacacaggggaAGAGATTTGTGTGGCTGagcaaaaaatgtgttgtgGATTCTTCTTCAAG GATGATGTGAAAGGAGAAGAGGATATGGCGGCAAAGAAAGCAGCTCTACTGGAGAAGAGgttgaggagagagaaagaggctcAGGAGAGGAAACAGCAACAAGAGCtggatcaggagcagaggaaagaagCTGCACG GTtaaaagcagaggaggagcagcaaaagaaagaagaagacaaGGCACGACGTGAATACATCAAATGTGAGTTTTTAAGACGGAATCAGTTGAAGCTCATGAACGACATGGATGAAGTGGTCAAACCTCGATCTGGAAGTCTGAAAAAGAAAGCCAGGCCCAAGTCCATTCACAGAGACGTCCTGGAGTCCTCTACACCAGCCAGAGCCACAG GAGTGCGTCCACGAGGATACTCTGTGTCCAGTGTATCTCTGGCTTCTCTCAACTTGGCAGACAACGACAATCAGCTTgataacaagaaaaacaacag GGGCAATAAAATTGCTACTGCTCATGTCCCCTTCTATCTGAGTTTTTCCAAAGAAAAAAAGGGAAG GCCAGATTCTGCGGGAGGTTTTTCTTCATGTCCTTCAGCTGGCAGTCGAAATGAGAAGGACTGGGAAGTGGACTCCACCACTTCCTCTACTCCTTCCAACACTGAGTATACAG GTCCCAAACTGTACAAGGAACCCAGTGCCAAATCCAACAAACATATCATTCAGAACGCTCTGTCTCATTGCTGCTTGGCTGGCAAAGTTAACGAAgggcagaaaaacaaaatacttgAT GAAATGGAGAAATCTGGAGCTAACAACTTCCTGGTCTTATTCCGTGATGCTGGATGCCAGTTCAGGTCTGTCTACACTTACTGCCCCGAGTCCGAGGAGATCATCAAACTGGCGGGAATAGGACCAAAAAGCATCACGGCAAAGATGATCGagaacatttacaaatacaactCTGACAGAAAACAGTTCAGCCAGATCCCAGCCAAAACCATGTCAGCGAGTGTGGACGCAGTCACTATTGCAGGCCATCTGTGGCAAACCAAGAAACAAGGAACACCTAAAAAGCTCCATCCCAAGTAA